TGGTTAGTGTCAGCGGACAGAATATGTATAGTAAGGAGTTGAGAAAGCATTGAGAGTGCTGGTTCAACGCCATCAATAATACTGCCGTCAAAGGCTATGGTGCCATTAAAATCTAAGACAAGGTGCTCAAATTGCATTGGCTCAAAACCGGGGATCGCAACCTTCAGCATAGGAACTCCAAGTGTTTCAAGGTATAAGGATTAGTTTGAAAATGTGGTGAGAAAACCATCCTTAACATGCTCAGTATAGTGTAGGCGACAGTCTGCTAGTGTCCTGTAATATTGTATTTTTTGAGCTTGTATTGCAGCAGGCTCTTGGAAATCCCAAGTGACTCAGCAGCTTTTACCTGTACGAAGTTGGCTCGAACTAATGCTCTGCGGATGAGGGCAGCTTCGATTTTTTCCAATGTGTCGCTGAGGTCGAGCTGAACGGGAAGTAGGTCAACCGCACTTTTTAACTGACTTTCCTCATCGCGAACTTCCGGTGGCAGGTCGTCAACCGTGATGTCAGAGCCGGTTCCGAGTACGAGGCAGCGTTCGATAACGTTTTCTAACTGCCTAATGTTTCCAGGCCATTCGTAACCGGAAAGGTAATCGAGTGCTTCTACCGAAAATGCGCGTTCTGCAACACCCTGTTGTTCTGAAATCTTTTCAATAAAATGTGCCACAAGCAGTGGAATATCTTCGCGGCGCTCGCGAAGTGGTGGAATCTGCATGTGCACAACGTTGAGGCGATAGTAAAGATCTTCACGGAAGTTGCCCTTTTTAACTTCTTCCAGAAGGTCTTTGTTTGTAGCCGCAACAATGCGGATATCCACTTCAATTTCTTCTGTCCCCCCAACTCGCTCGATGCGTCGTTCTTGAAGGACTCGTAGCAGCTTAACCTGCATATCGTGGGAGAGTTCGCCTATTTCATCGAGGAACAGTGTTCCTGAGTCCGCAAGTTCAAAGCGGCCTCGCTTCATG
This portion of the Halodesulfovibrio aestuarii DSM 17919 = ATCC 29578 genome encodes:
- a CDS encoding sigma-54-dependent transcriptional regulator, coding for MKKKKHLLVLDDEKNYLLVLEALLTDAGYKVTALNDPETALTFLEESDVDVVITDMKMPKITGAEVLDHVRKNYPGLPVLIMTAFGTIQSAVEVMRTGAFDYIAKPFSNDELLLSVQNAAELSQARQNYQLLTENFQTRYGRNNIIGKSGAIRSVLSLIDRAAPSKSTVLITGESGTGKELVARAIHFSSPRKGAPFVSVNCMALNPSLLESELFGHEKGSFTGAIAMKRGRFELADSGTLFLDEIGELSHDMQVKLLRVLQERRIERVGGTEEIEVDIRIVAATNKDLLEEVKKGNFREDLYYRLNVVHMQIPPLRERREDIPLLVAHFIEKISEQQGVAERAFSVEALDYLSGYEWPGNIRQLENVIERCLVLGTGSDITVDDLPPEVRDEESQLKSAVDLLPVQLDLSDTLEKIEAALIRRALVRANFVQVKAAESLGISKSLLQYKLKKYNITGH